The Podospora pseudocomata strain CBS 415.72m chromosome 1 map unlocalized CBS415.72m_1, whole genome shotgun sequence genome has a segment encoding these proteins:
- the MET3 gene encoding Sulfate adenylyltransferase (COG:H; EggNog:ENOG503NUAT), producing MANTPHGGVLKDLIARDAPRHAELSAEAETLPALLLSERQLCDLELILTGGFSPLEGFMTEKDYNGVVKDNRLADGALFSMPITLDVDQATIDEVKIAPGARITLRDFRDDRNLAILTVEDVYKPNKELEAKEVFGGDEEHPAIQYLYNTAKEFYVGGKLEAINKLQHYDFVELRYTPAELRAHFDKLGWAKVVAFQTRNPMHRAHRELTVRAARSHHANVLIHPVVGLTKPGDIDHFTRVRVYKALLPRYPNGMAVLGLLPLAMRMGGPREAIWHAIIRKNHGATHFIVGRDHAGPGKNSKGVDFYGPYDAQYAVEKYRDELGIEVVPFQMMTYLPDSDEYAPVDQIPKGVRTLNISGTELRSRLRSGREIPEWFSYPEVVKVLRESHPPRSQQGFTVFLTGYQNSGKDQIARALQVTLNQQGGRSVSLLLGETVRSELSSELGFSREDRDKNIARIAFVASELTRSGAAVIAAPIAPFEQARKHARELVEKYGDFYLVHVATPLEYCEKTDKRGIYAKARAGEIKGFTGVDDPYEAPEKADLVVDLQKQSVRGIVHQIILQLEGAGLLDRF from the exons ATGGCCAACACACCCCACGGCGGCGTCCTCAAGGACCTCATCGCCCGCGATGCCCCCAGACACGCCGAGCTCtcggccgaggccgagacgCTCCccgcgctgctgctgagcgAGAGGCAGTTGTGCGATTTGGAGTTGATCTTGACGGGTGGTTTCTCTCCTCTTGAGG GCTTCATGACCGAGAAAGACTACAATGGCGTCGTAAAAGACAACCGTCTGGCCGACGGCGCGCTGTTCTCCATGCCGATCACTCTTGATGTTGACCAAGCGACGATTGACGAGGTCAAGATTGCGCCCGGGGCGCGGATCACGCTGCGGGATTTCAGAGATGATAGGAACTTGGCCATCTtgacggtggaggatgttTACAAGCCTAATAA GGAGCTCGAGGCTAAGGAGGTTTTcggcggtgatgaggagcaTCCTGCTATTCAGTACCTTTACAACACCGCCAAGGAGTTTTATGTCGGTGGCAAGCTTGAGGCTATCAACAAGCTGCAGCATTATGACTTTGTCGAGTTGAGAT ACACTCCTGCTGAGCTCCGCGCTCACTTCGACAAGCTCGGCTGGGCCAAGGTTGTCGCTTTCCAGACCCGTAACCCGATGCACCGCGCCCACAGGGAACTCACCGTCCGCGCCGCCCGCTCTCACCACGCCAAcgtcctcatccaccccgtcGTCGGCCTCACCAAGCCCGGCGACATCGACCACTTCACCCGTGTCCGTGTCTACAaggccctcctccccagataCCCCAACGGCATGGccgtcctcggcctcctccccctcgccatgCGCATGGGCGGCCCCCGCGAGGCCATCTGGCACGCCATCATCCGCAAGAACCACGGCGCCACGCACTTCATCGTCGGCCGTGACCACGCCGGCCCCGGCAAGAACTCCAAGGGGGTCGACTTCTACGGCCCCTACGACGCCCAGTACGCCGTCGAAAAGTACCGCGACGAGCTCGGCATCGAGGTCGTCCCCTTCCAGATGATGACCTACCTCCCCGACAGCGACGAGTACGCCCCCGTCGACCAGATCCCCAAGGGCGTCCGCaccctcaacatctccgGCACTGAGCTCCGCTCCAGACTCCGCAGCGGAAGGGAAATCCCCGAGTGGTTCTCGTACCCCGAGGTCGTCAAGGTCCTCAGGGAGTCGCACCCTCCCCGTTCCCAGCAGGGTTTCACGGTCTTCCTTACCGGCTACCAAAACTCGGGCAAGGACCAGATTGCCCGCGCGCTGCAGGTGACTCTCAACCAGCAGGGTGGGCGGTCTGtctcccttctcctcggcgaaACCGTCCGCTCCGAGCTCTCTTCCGAGCTCGGCTTCAGCAGGGAAGACCGCGACAAGAACATTGCCCGCATTGCCTTTGTCGCCTCCGAACTTACCAGGTCAGGCGCGGCCGTCATTGCTGCCCCCATCGCCCCCTTCGAGCAGGCTCGCAAGCACGCccgggagctggtggagaagtATGGTGACTTCTACCTCGTGCACGTCGCCACTCCGCTCGAGTACTGCGAGAAGACGGACAAGAGGGGGATCTACGCCAAGGCGAGGGCGGGCGAGATCAAGGGTTTCACTGGCGTGGATGACCCCTATGAGGCGCCCGAGAAGGCGGACTTGGTGGTTGATTTGCAGAAGCAGAGCGTTAGGGGGATTGTGCACCAGATTATTTTGCAACTGGAGGGGGCTGGGCTGTTGGATAGGTTTTAA